AACCATGAGATGGACCAGAAATGTTCCCGGGAGCAAGTGGTTCGTTTTTGGGGAATGCCGGGCCGCTACTACAGCTTTGATCGAGGTGGCTTTCACTTTGTTGTCATGGATGGAAACGACCCTGATCCCCAGAATCCCGGAGAGCGCTATCCGTCAGGGATTGATCTAGAGCAATTGGAGTGGCTAAGTGAAGATCTATCCAGCACCCGGTTACCCACCATAGTCTTTTGCCACCAGGGTTTTGATAACACTGCAGTCCGTAACAGAGAGTCAGTTCGAACCTTGCTGGAGAATACGCCTAGTCGAAATGGGCGAGGGAAGGTCATAGCAGTATTCTCCGGTCATTTCCATAGTGATTACTACAACCTTATCAATGGGATTCACTATATTCAGATCAACAGTGCTACATATCAATGGTGTGGAAAGAACGTGAATAACGATTCTTTCGGTACTGCGGCAGAGAAGCTTCATCCGCTGATCAAGTACATGGCTTTTTATCAGGATCCACTGTGGGCCTACGTGGAGGTAAGCCACAAAGGGGTCTTGGAAATCCACGGTAGAAGATCAGGGTGGTTGGGTAAGTCGCCTCATGACCTCCATCTTGTTGAGCACGAGTGGGATCATTCATCCGTCCCATCTATAACTGATAGACGGCTTCAATGGTGAACGGAGGTTATTACTCGCTGCAGGGGGAATGCTTAGTTCGCTAGTAATGACTAAGGGCGGCTCCGAAGGACAGCGACGACTGGGTGCCTTCGATCTGGAAGGAGAGTACGGCCTCCCTGCGAACGTATGTATAAAGGAGTAGCGAAAGCTCGAACAGCAACGCGCACTTGTCTTTCGCCGGAGGTAGGGAAGTGCAAGCTAGCTTTACAAATGGGGCAACTGGTAGCGGATCAGAGCAATCCCCAACCTCGTCGTCTTCACTCGTGATCTCGAGAACGAGGTTTGTTAAGGTCACCCTCTCGATCGAGATACTCCGCGATCTATTCAGGAAGGGTTGCTCGAATCCATACCGTGAAGACCGACCCTGGCCCGGCTGGCTGGTTACTGTGATGTTGCCGCCGTGGGTTTCGACGATCGCCCTGCTAATTGCCAGGGCCATGCCAGTACCCGATGTGCCATCCGATTGCGAGCGCGCTCGATAAAAACGCTCAAAGATCAGGGGCTGCTCGGCTGCATCGATGTCGACACCCCGGTCCGCAATGCTGATTGCGACTCCTCCATTTCAAGGGAAAGCGAGATCAGGCTGCCAATAGCATCCGGAGTTCCGCAGTCTCAGCGGACAGAGCTGCTCCGCGCAGTGTCAAAAGCCCCTTAGGTCGAACTCCGGTTTGTCCGAGATTGATTGCCGGGTTGATGTTCCAGTTGCGGAATCGAATCATTTGTCTTCCGGCATAGTGCCTGGTTTGTGGTAGCTGAAGTAGGTGCTATCTTCGCGCTGAGAGCGGGAAAACAGCAAAAGGACGGTCGCTCTTGTTTCCATGGAAAAGTGGCTCGGCATCCACACTCCATCCGCAATAGGATCTTGTGCAAGTTCGAAACGCGTTCCCGGATCTACCCGTGCAATGAGCCCTCCAATCCAAACCGGGTGAACCACTTCAACTTCACCCTTGACCCAGTGAAAATCAGCAGCATCAATCCATAGCGTGCCTTGCATACCCGTCAATGCTTTGGCTAGTTTGTTCGGAGGGTGATACCCTCGCCGAGGCTTTCCCTTCAATACGTAGACTCGATGCGACCCCAGCATCTGCTCTCCCGACAAGGTAAAATCGAACGCATTGGTCAGCTCTCCCATCAGCACGTGATATCGCTCACGGTCTTTCTGGTATTGCCCGATCCGCTGTTCCCGTGCCTTCGCAGTTTCCTGTTTTCGCTGCGCGATTGCTGCAGCGAAATTGTGCTTCTCTCTGGCTTGGTCTTCTGGAGACAGCGGCCTGTCGTCGATGGCTACCAACCGGTAGTATCTGGATCCCTCCAGCATAATTACGTCGTAGGTCCTGGTCGTTCCTCCGTCGCGCTTACGCTGGAAATAGTCGTAATCCTGTGCCGAATCCCAATCCTTATTGTTTGGTTCGATGGAACGCTGAACGATCTGCTGCGCGCTGAGTTGCTGCGCAGGTAGAGAAATTCCAGGCAGGAGCGAAGCAAACAGCACAGCAGAGAGCAGGTGACGGGCGCCTGGATGAGGAGTGCGGCCTATCGATACTTTCAGGGGCATTGGCTCAAACTCACTGCAACAAATCAACGTAGATCACTATAGCTTCGGAATGAGCATTACGAAATTATTCTGCAACAAAGGATTCAGGAAGGCTATCGTTCGAGACCCATAGGGTGGCGTGCCGAGTTGCTGGAGGAAGGACTTTGGAAGGAGACACTGAGGAAGGCTACTGAAGTACCACCTCGGCCAGTTCAAATTTGTGGATTCAAACTGGCCGCGGGTACCGTTTTTATAGCCTATTCAGAGACAACAGCTTTGACGAGGTTGCGGGGAGCATCCACGTTGATTCCACGATCGATCGCTGTGAAGTAGGCGAGTAACTGCAAAGGAACAACCTCGAGCATGGGGGCGACGTGTTCCGGGCACTCAGGAATAAAAATCGTATGTTGGGCAAGAGACGGCACTACGTCATCACCCTCTGTTGCAATGGCGATGATTCTTGCGCCCTGCTGTTGCATATCCCGAAGCAACTGGACGGTCTTCTGATAACGGAGAAGGCTGTCGGTGGAATTGGAATCTCTGGTGGCAAGTGCGACAAGAACTGCGGACCGGCTGACCAGAGCATTGGGTCCATGTTTCAATTCCCCGGTAGGATAACCCTCTGCCTGTGCATAGGCAGACTCTTTGAGTTTGAGTGCACCTTCTCGAGCGACGGGATAATGAATTCCCCGGCCCAGGAACAGATAAGTTTCAACTTGATCCAGCGTCTTTGTAAGAGCAGAGATCTGGCTCTCCCATGCAGGCAGAGCGTGCTGCAACAAGGAAGGAATCGTATCGAGGTGCTTGAGGTGCGACTCGATCGTTGCTGCAGTCATCCGTCCGCGAACACGGGCGGCGAAGAGTGCAAGCAGGTTCAAGACCAGAAGTTGCGTGGTAAAGCTCTTGGTGGCTGGCACAGCTTTTTCAATGCCTGCCTGGGTCGGCAGGGAACAATCCGCAAGCTGCGCCATTGGCGACTTCTGATGGTTTGTAATGGCGATGGCCAGAGTTCCGCGAACACGCGCCTCGCGAAGTGCCTGCAGCGTGTCGGCTGTTTCTCCTGACTGCGAAAGGACAAGAAAGCAAGGAGACCGCACCGTCTGCGTAGATCGGTAGATGTATTCGCTGGCGTATTCCACATCTACTGGAAGGCCAGCGAAGTCTTCAATAAGAATTTCGCCAACTAATCCAGCGTGTCTGCTGGAGCCGCTCGCCGCAATCACCATGGCATCTTTGCCAGCCAGGGCATTGAGTGCAGCAGAAAATCTCTCTGCCCGCAGCACATTCTCTTCTGCAAAAAAGTTGAGGGTACGCGCTATAGCTTCCGGTTGTTCATAGATCTCGCGCAGCATGGCATGGGGAAACAATCGTTCTTCCACCTGGTTTCACTCCTATGTTTTAGATCTCGCATACTTAAATCGAAGTAGGGGTCTCTGACGCCTGCAGCGCATGCGGATCGCAAGGACGAAGCCCTGTGACGCTCAGAGCAAAGAGGCAAATGGAACCCGCGACCATAAACGCGGCGGAAATCTCCAGAGCCGTCCCCAGGCCAACGCGGTCTTTGAGCATGCCGGCTGCCATTGCCATTACTCCACCACATACGCAGGAGGTGAAATTGAATATTCCATACGCCGTGGCTCGCAGACTTGCTGGAATGATCTGGCACAGCACAGGCATAAGGTTGCAATCGAAGAATCCGCGACCAATGCCGAAGCATACCAGGCAGGGAAGGAGCACCCACCACGAAGATGTACTGGCAGCCAGAAACAGTGCGGGTCCCGCTAGCATCAACCCGATTGCCTGTGTCCAGGCTCGTGCATGCCGGTTGGTGCGCGACCAGCCATCAGCAAGCCACCCACCACCGAGAATTCCTGCAAAGGATGCAGCCTGGATATAGAAGGTGGAAGAGAAGCCTGCCATCGTTAGGCTTACATGAAAGCGTTCGAACAGAAAAAGAGCCAACCAGGTGTAGATGCACCAGAAGGCAATTGCCGCAAAACAATTTGCCACCACCAGCAGCAGGAATGAGCCATTGGATGCAAGCTCGCGGATCGCGTGCGTAAATGGGAGCATGCTGGCACTGTTTGTTTTGTTCTTCTGCTGCGTTGGTGAGTCTTTCAATCCGAGGAGTAATACGATGGAGTAGAGAACTCCGATGGTTCCGAGCACGTAGAAGACCCGATGCCAGCCATAGTGCTGCCCGATCCATCCACCTCCGACTCCACCCAGCGCGACACCGACGTAGAGGCCACTCTGGTGCAGGCCGATGGCTCGCGAACGCGTTGCTTCACCGTGGTAGTCGGCGATGAGAGCCAGCGCGGCGGGCAGATAGCACGCCTCACTGATTCCCATTAATGCCTGCGCGGTTAATAGTTGGGGATAGCTGTGTGCCAGGCCAACTAGAAAGGTTACGGCGGACCAGATCGCAAAACTGCCAAGAATGACATTACGCCTGTTGAACCGATCCGCCAGATATCCGCCGAACGGACTGACCGCCCCATACACCCATAAAAAGGCTGTACCCAGAAAACCCAACTGCATGCTCGTCACATGCAGATCGGTACGCAACAAGGGAAACAGCGAGAATATAACCTGTCGGTCCAGGTAGTTTAGGGCAGCCACTACCCACAGGAGTCCGACGACGATCCAGGGGTAGATTGATTTCTTCATCGTTACCTTGACATCGCTGGTAATGCCAGCAGCTTACGGCCGAGCTCGGTCTCTGCAACGCTTTCGCGCAGATCTTTCTGCTCGGCGAGTGTCAGGGAGCGACGTGGCAATATGCAGGTTCCACAGTCAATTCCGGTCCACAGCAGAATCTGCTTGACGACTGGGTGAATGGGGAACTTGAGTAGCACCTGAATAAATTCATTGATCTTGTTCTGGACGAGGCGTGCCTCTTCCCATCGTCCTGCTGACGCATGCTGATAGAGCTCCACAAAGCTCTCTGGGATCAGGTTGTAGGTGCTCCCAATTCCGCCACTCGCGCCCATGACAAGCCCAGAGAGTAACATCTCATCGCTTCCGTTGAATACTGCGGTTCCAGTCTGCCGTATAGACCACAGGCGAAAGAAATCGGAGTCGGTGAACTTGAGTCCCATTACGTTTGGAATCGCACAAAGCTCTAGAATCTGCTCTGTCGTTCGAATGGCCGGCGACATGGAAGGGAAGTAGTAGATCATCAGCGGCAGTTCTGAAGCCTGAGCAATCGCCGTGTAGTAGCTCCGGATTTCCTCAAACGAATAGTTTCCTACCGGTGGCAGACTGCTTACCAGGTGAGCACCCGCCTTGGCCGCGTGCTTTGTCAGTGCAACTGCATCGTGAGTAGCAGGAGCGCCCACGTGAACAATGACTGTAGCTCCCTTGGGCGAACACCGGACCGCAGACTCAGCCGCAATCTGTCTGTCGCTGAGCGATAGTTGAAATCCTTCACCTGTCTGGCCGCACACGTAGACGCCCTGAACCCCGGCTTGATACACGCGCTCCAGTAACTTCTCGAAGGGCTTTACCTCAAATTCCCCTGCCGCATTGGCGGGAGTTACTAGCGCTGGGAAAATACCATGTAGCTCAGACATTTGGGAGAACACTCCTTCTACCTAATTAATATCAATTTGAAATATTTATTTATGAAAGCTTAGTTCCAGAACTCTATTGGAGCGGCTTCCTGGCCGGTCTTCGCCGCCCGGAATGACGATTCGTCCGTGCTTCCACACGCCCGCGCCGGTGGTCACGAGGCCCACTGGTAACTGTCCTGCGATGTCCCATGTCTTGGTGATCGAGTTATAGCGCAATACGGTATGGCTGAATCCCGGATGTTTCTCTCCGGGCTTGAGCACGACACCTGCCATGTGTCCGTCATCTCCGCCAAGCAGCAGCACATTATTCTGCGCGTCACAAACGGCTGGTGCCGCGACGGAGGCAGCGGGCAAATCCGGAAGCCGCACCCATCCGTTCGTTGGGCTGAAGCTCCATGCCTGGCGCACGTAATGCCGCGTAAGAGTTCCTTCAGAGGATGGGGCGAGCGAGGCTCCCCCGAGAATATAGAGCTGATTCCGGCAGCCAGCCGCTGCGGCAAGAATTCGACCATCACCGGGCAGGGGAGCTTCTTCGTGCCAGCTAGATGTAGGATGTTCGTCCGCGTCGAGAGCAAGACTCCAAAGATGAGCACTGGCAGGGGAGTCTTTCGATTCCTGACCACCGAAGACGTAAACCCGGTCTCCTGCTATTGCCATCGAGAAGTTAATCATTGGAGTGGGCAGGTCCGGCCATCGCGTCAACTGATAGCCCTTCTTCTGATTTTCAAGGGCCCAGACGCTTCGTAACGCTTTAGCGTCGTCCAGACCGCCTGCCAGCACAAGTGAATGTTTAAGGGATGCAGCACCACCATAAGCCAGAGGTTGCGGCAGACGCGCAACCTGCTGCCAGTGAGTCTGGTCTGGACTGAGAGCCAGTATGCGGTCATCAAATACTTTGATGCCACCCTGGTCAGGAGGTGCTGTCCACCTTGATCCGCCTGCAACCACCATCACGTCGCCGACCGTCCCCACAAGCTGCCCGGCGATCGCTTCCGGAAGAGGAGGTAATTCATGAACCTGCATGATTCCGATAGAAAGGGCGAGAGCAGAGCTAAGTCCAGCTATCATCACAATGTGCTTTCCAGTCACGATTATTGATAATATACTATCGTCTAAATTGTCAACCACTACTTCGGGCCAGAAGAGCGCCGAGAGAAATACGTCCAAAGCTATTTTGCTTCAATAAGAAGCGGAAAGATAAATGGAGTCGAACAACATTATGTTTGAGAGTTACCGCGAGCGATATCGGAACGAATTGCTGGGATCGGTGGTGCCTTTTTGGCTGCACCACTCCATCGATCGTGAGTATGGCGGGTACTTCACATGTCTCGATCGCGAGGGCGATGTATATGACACTCGAAAATACATCTGGCTGCAAGGCCGTGCGGTGTGGACATTGAGCAAACTCTATAACGATGTGGAGCGGCGGCAGGAGTGGCTGGAAGCGGCGGCACAAGGGGTAGAATTTCTGCGGCGCCACGCCTTTGATGACAAGGGCCGATGCTATTTCAGCCTGACACAAGATGGGCGTCCCGTCTCTTTCCAGAGAAAGCCGTTCGGAGCGGTCTTCATCGTAGCTGGTTTTCTTGAGTACTCCAAGGCAGTTGGAGATCCCGAACTTCGCCATGAAGCCATCGATTTGTTCTGGAAGATTAAGAGTTGGATCGAAGATCCCAGTCTTCTTGACCGCCCGTCTTTTGCGGGGCAGCCTGCCACCAGCAACCTTGCAGATGTGATGGTTCTGATGATGATGGTGCTTGAGTTGATGGCGGTGGATAACGATCCTCGTTATCCGGGCTTGCTGGCAGGCTATATCGCAGCAGCTCTCAAGCATCGTGAACCACGCCACAATGTTTTGCTCGAAAGGGTCAGTCCTGACGGAACTTTTCTGCTGGATTCGCCGGACGGCCGGTTATTGAATCCGGGGCACTCAATCGAGGTCACCTGGTTTCTTCTGAAAGCCCTCGAACGGCTGCCAGATTCGAAGTTGCAACGCGAGGTGCTCGGCATCCTGGAGAGTTCGCTGGAATTCGGCTGGGATAAAGAGTACGGGGGCCTCTTCTACTTCATGGATATTGAACAGCGTCCAACTCTGGCGTTGGAATCCACGATGAAACTATGGTGGCCACATACAGAGGCTTTATACGCTGTGATCCTTGCATATACACTCACGCGCGAGAGCCGGTGGCTCACTCATCTTGAGCGGCTCGATACCTATGCATTTCGCCATTTTCACGACCCCGTAGGTGGTGAGTGGTTTGGGTACTGTGATAGACAAGGAACGCCGACCAACCTTTGCAAAGGAAATAACTATAAAGGCTTCTTTCACGTTCCCCGCTTTCTCCTCTATAGCCTTCAGCAGATGGAGGCATTCGATCGCGCAAAATAGGGCGCTCTCGAGAAGAGAGATTCCAAGGTTGTAGATACGGCACTATGAGGTTTGTCACGCACGATTCACTTCAACAACGGAAGGTTAGACATTCTTGATTAAGCACAGATTTAGCATTCTAGCGTTGTGGATGGCCATGCTGCCTATGGCTGCGTGGTCGTCGGACCGCAGCTTTTTTGCACAAGAAGATCTCTTTAACCAGGGGGAGAACCATGTGCATACCTACCGCATTCCGGCCCTGCTGGAGACTCGCAAAGGAGTTCTCCTTGCGGTGGCCGATGCTCGTCCCGACGACAACCACGATTTGCCGGCTCACATCTCTCTGGTTATTCGGCGCAGCTTTAACCACGGTAAGGACTGGGAGCCGGCACATACTCTACAGGCTGTAAAGGAAGGCGGCGTAGGAGATTCCTCGCTGTTGTTGGATCGTTCGAATGGGCGTGTCTGGTGCTTCTTCAACTACGGGCCTCCGGGAATTGGATTTCACAATGCGTTGCCTGGCGCAGTAACCGGGCCTACAACATTGCAACTGCATGCGATCTATAGCGATGATGATGGAGCTACATGGTCTGAGCCGGTAGATCTGACTCCTCAAGTGAAAGATCCTGCGTGGCAGGCGATGTTTGCAGCCTCCGGTACCGATATCCAGACAAGCACAGGACGCTTTCTCGTTCCTCTGGTGGTCCGGGACGGCCACCACGTCATCCATTCGGTCAATGCATATAGCGACGATCATGGAAAGACCTGGAAGGTGGGCGAGTTTATCGGCGTAGGTACGGATGAGAATCACAACGTGGAGCTGAAGGACGGCGTCATTCTGCAAAACATGCGGAGTGGCAAGACTCGTTCGATTGCCCGATCGCATGATGGAGGCGTGACCTTCGAACCAGTAACTCATGACCCAGCTCTCATCGATGCGATCTGTAATGCGGGAATCACTCGATATCGGTTTGGGAAAACCGACGCGATTCTCTTTACCAATTCGGCCAGCAACGTACGTCGTGAGAATCTAACTGTAAAGGTAAGCTACGACGGTGGGCGAACCTGGCCCCTGTCGCGGACCATCAATGCCGGGCCCTCTGGTTATTCAACGGTGATACCTCTCAAAGACGGCAACATTGGAGTCCTGTATGAGCGAGGAGAGGCGACTGAAGAAGAACGGATCACCTTTGCCCGCTTTAACCTTGCATGGGTAAAGGAAAAGCATAAATAAGCGCTGGATCTGTCATAAAAAGGGCAGTGGGTGGAGGACTCCACCCACTACCCTTTTTATGACTCTCTAGTGTCCTTAAAAAGTCGTGATGCCGGGCAGAGCGCTATCTGTTCTTTGAAGCAATGCAACGGCATCCGGAACGCGACTTCAATCAGCGATACTCGCAGGAATAAATAGATCGGGATCGAGATGATCCCGGATGCTCTTCGAAATCATCTTCGCGTCGTGCTTCCGGAGTGCATCCATCAATGGTTCGTGCGAAGCGGTGGCTAGCTTTTCATGTGCTGTGTGACGCTGCAGGCTGATGAAGGCATAGACAGAGACGCAAAGGCGATCCAGTGTCTTCTCCAGCAGCGGATTTCCCGAGGCCTTCCAAACGGCCTGGTGAAACTTGAGATCTGCTTTTGCCACAGCAAAATGATCGTTCGCTCGGGCGGTCTTTTCTATATCGGCAAGTCGTTCGACGAGCTCGGCTTCGATCTCTGGCGTCAACCTTTTTGAGGCCAGACGAAAGGCGAGATCTTCCAGGTGCGAGCGTACCTCCAGCAGTTGCACCATCTCTGCACGAGTCAGTTTCGTGACATGAGTCCCCTTGTCCGCAATCCGAACAACAAGACCTAGATTTTCAAGACGCAGCAGGGCCTCACGCACGGGAACCTGGCTTACATGAAGCTGTTTTGCGAGACGAGCTTCGCGGAGTGGTGTTCCCGGGGGGAGTTCTCCGGACCATATCGCGGTACGAAGCTTATTGAAAACCTCTGAGGACTTGCTAACATTCCGAATTGGAGAGAAGGCATGCATCGCAATAATTGATATCATATCGAACTCAAGAGCGGTTGACCAATAATCGATTATCTATCAGTATTTGACATTTACTTCCGGAACAGGGAATAACTTTCACGAGGAGACTCATAATGAAGGCGTTTGAGCATACCGTGACCACCGAGAAGTCGTTCGATGAGACAGTCGCTGCGATCGAGAAGAAATCGGCAGAAAAGGGTTTTGGTGTCCTGCATACGCACGATGTGGCAGCAACACTGCGGGAAAAAGGTTTTGTGCGCGAGCCTTTGAAGATTATCGAAATCTGTAATGCTAAGTTCGCGAGTCAGGTACTTGAGAAGGACATCAAGATTTCCGTGATGTTACCCTGCCCGATCAGCGTCTATGTACAAGAGGGAAAAACACGTATCAGCACGCTTCTTCCCAGTGCTATTTCGCAGTTTTATCCCAATGCGCACATTGAGGATCTGGCAAACCAGGTCGAGGCAATTGTTCTACAAATCATTGAAGAGGGCCGGGCGTAGCGCCAGCGCTTAGGACTTTCCATCTGGCACGTCCGCCGGCGTGGCCCGGTTGCGAGAGAGCGATAGAGCCTAAGTAGGGGCTATTGACGGAGCGAATCTCCTCCCATTGCTCCCACGTCACACTCCGCACCCGACCCGCGCCGGGAAGTTACAGCCGCGGTGGCCCTAATTGGATCAATCGGCCGCGGCGTTCTGTGTCCACCGATTCTAAAGACAAGGCTAGGATTTGCCGGCGGTGATTGATTTAACAAGGATCGTTGTCCCGTTTACCTGACCCTTGACCGTCGCTGTTTGTCCGGCGAATTTATCGAACGAGACATTTGTACCCTGAGCTTTGAGTGCATATACCTTGCCGTTGACTGCCAGGGCATATGTAGATCCATCCTTCACGCAGCGGCGCGTGCATTCGGCTGGGGTGACGTTCTGGATCATATGATGCATGCCGCACATAGAGTCAGTAACTACACCTTTTACCACGGTGTCGGATTGTGCAAATGCGGTCGCGGTCATAAGTGCGAGAGTGGACAGTAGCAACGATTTCGATAAGGGCATGGAACTTCCTCCTGTTTTGCTTGTGATTGTGGGTGCGGATTCATCTCAGCTAATTTCCAGAAGATGCAGCAGATGCAAACAATGTTTGACCGGCTCTCTTGTCTGGTGCCGAGAAGAAATTGCGAGATGATTTCTCGCGGGATAACAACAGCATCGTAGTAAAAACATTGGGAACATAATTCATCGTTTCAGCCGGCAGCAGGCGCAGGTATGCCAGGCGGTCGAAGTTCTGCGTACGGGCTCGTAGCATCGCCGCACTTATGTTGGCTTCCCCCGCGTTGTAAGCTGCCAATGCGAGTTTCCAGTCACCGAACCGCACATAAAGCTCATGCAAATACCGGGCAGCCGCACGAGTCGATCGCATCAGGTCGAGGCGCTGATCCTCTACCGCATCTACACGGAGGCCATAACGACGAGCCGTATCCGGCATTAACTGCCATAGTCCTCGCGCACCCTTGGCCGAAACGGCCATTGGGCGTCCGCCGCTTTCGATCAGGATCACGGCGGCTAATTCTGCTGGTACTCCTTCCTCTTGCAGAATGGGTTCTACAGCCGGTCGCAGCACGGCCAACCTCGCCAGTGCTGCAAACGCTCTGCCTCGACCTTCAGGCATGCTTGTCTCTTGGCTATCCATCGAAAGAACTGCCTTCTCCTTTTCAACAGGTGTATGGAGAAAAACGGCACCTGTATCCTGCCCGCCGGAGACAAGCCACGCATCCGCCGTGCTCGCCAAAGATTCGCCAATGCCGGCGAATTGCCGATCGGCATCCGAACCGGCGGAAAGCGGCGTGACGGAGATCTGGCTTTGCGCTAAACCAGGCGCAGCTAACAGAGCAAGCGTCAGTGGGATATATAGTCTGCAAACCATCGCTAGTTCATGTTGCGATCTATACATGATTTCCCTCCGTCACTAAGTTCGATTCATTCTTCAAGGCGGGCTTCACTTCAGCATTCCACTTCCAGATTGCAAAGATTGGCGGGTAAACCACAAGCTCCATCAGGAAGGAAGTAAGGATGCCACCGAGCATTGGCGCGGCGATGCGCTTCATAACATCGGCACCCGAGCCGTTCGACCACATAATAGGAAGCAGCCCAAACAGCATGCAGGATACAGTCATCACCTTGGGGCGCAGGCGCTTGACCGCGCCATGAACGATTGCCTCCCTTAGCTGATCCCAGGAATGGATGCCACCCTTCTGCAATGCTTCATGGTAGGCAAGGTCCAGATACAAAAGCATGAAGACAGCGGTCTCTGCATCGACGCCCAGCAGCGCTATGAGCCCTACCCAAACGGCAATGCTCATGTTGTAATGCAGCAGATAGAGCAGCCACACTGCACCTATCGCAGAAAACGGTACGGCCAGTAGAATGATGCATGTTTTGATTGCCGAGCCGGTATTGAAGTACAGCAGAAGGAACACGATAAAGAGCGTGATAGGTACGACCAGCTTCAGACGCTGCGCAACCTCCTGCATAAACTCATATTGGCCGCTCCATTCGAGCTCATAGCCGGCTGGGACCTTGACTCGCTCGGCAACCGCCTTCTTTGCATCGCGAACATAACTCCCAATGTCGCGTCCGGAGACATCCACGTAGACATAGCCACTCAGCCGGCCATTCTCGTCTCGAATCATGCCGGGGCCAGTCTTCATGCGAATATTCGCGATCTCACCCATGGGGATCTGTACCCCGGAAGGCGTTGTCACAAGGACCCTCTGGAGCGCCGAAATATCGCTGCGATAATCACGCAGGTAGCGAACATTCACCGAATAGCGTTCGCGGCCCTCAATCGTCGTTGAGACTTGGTCGCCTCCAACCGCGGACATCAAAACATTCTCCGCATCGTCGATGGTCAGGCCATAGCGAGCCAACTCCTCGCGCTTGAGATCAAAGTCCAGGAAGTATCCTCCACTCGTCCTCTCCGCGAATACACTGGTTGTGCCTGGCACATCTTTTAGCGCCGTTTCTATCTGCTCGCCTAGCTGTTGAATCTGGTTTAGATCGGATCCAAGCACCTTGATGCCGAGCGGCGTGCGGATTCCCGTGGTGAGCATGTCGGTTCGCGCCTTGATCGGCATAGTCCACGCATTCGAGACCCCTGGTATCTGCAGAGCCTCATTCAATCCGCCCGGCCCATAGATGAGATCCTGTGTAGAAAGATGGTCTGGCCAGAATCTTCGCAGAATGGATTGAACTCTGGGTGGTGCGGCCTTTGAGTACCAGCGATCTACCTTTGGCCACTGATCCTGCGGCTTGAGCACGATTGTTGTTTCCATCATCGAATAGGGCGCAGGGTCGGTCGAACTCTCTGCGCGACCTGTCTTACCGAAGACGCGCTCTACTTCTGGAAATCCGCGGATGATCCTGTCCTGTGTCTGCAGCAGCTGACTGGATTCTGCAACTGAGATGCCGGGCAAGGTTGACGGCATGTACATAACCGTACCTTCGTCCATCGAAGGCATAAACTCCGACCCCAGCTTGAAGTACACCGGTACGGTTAGCGCCATCGCTGCCAATGCAACGCCAATTGTCAGCCACTTGTGATCCAGAACAAACTCCACGACAGGGTGGTAGACCTTCATCATTGGACGACTAATTGGATGGTCGTCCTCGCTATGAATTGTTCCGACGACAAGCGCATTCACAATTCTCGCGAGCCAGCGAGGACGGAATTTGTAATTGTCCATGTTTGAAAACAACACTCGCATCGCC
This Acidisarcina sp. DNA region includes the following protein-coding sequences:
- a CDS encoding CusA/CzcA family heavy metal efflux RND transporter, which encodes MINKIIDFSDKNRYLIFLFVAVAILLGWRSLTNTKLDAIPDLSDTQVIVYAKWDRSPDIMEDQVSYPITSALLGLPKVKDIRAFSDFGYSYIYIIFDEGTDIYWARSRTLEYLNSITPKLPKGVSVELAKDVTSVGWVYQYALVDTTGTYSIEQLRSYQDWYLRYALQTVPGVAEVAPVGGFVRQYQVNVDPNKLLAYKIPINAVSDAIQKSNNDVGGRVVEFTGREYMVRGRGYIRSLDDIGKTVIMNNAQTGTPVLVRDVATVTFGPDMRRGAADLDGKGEAVGGVVIMRYGENAQKVIDRTKAKLHELEPTLPPGVKLITTYDRSELIDRAVDNLKHTLLEELVIVSIVILIFLWHIRSAIVPIIIIPATVILAFIPMQMMGMTANIMSLGGIAVAIGALVDATVVVVEQTHKKLEHWEAEGRVGPPHSVVIAAVKEVGGPSFFALLVIAVGFLPIFSLEGQEGRLFKPLAFTKNFSMAIAALLSITLAPAAMRVLFSNMDNYKFRPRWLARIVNALVVGTIHSEDDHPISRPMMKVYHPVVEFVLDHKWLTIGVALAAMALTVPVYFKLGSEFMPSMDEGTVMYMPSTLPGISVAESSQLLQTQDRIIRGFPEVERVFGKTGRAESSTDPAPYSMMETTIVLKPQDQWPKVDRWYSKAAPPRVQSILRRFWPDHLSTQDLIYGPGGLNEALQIPGVSNAWTMPIKARTDMLTTGIRTPLGIKVLGSDLNQIQQLGEQIETALKDVPGTTSVFAERTSGGYFLDFDLKREELARYGLTIDDAENVLMSAVGGDQVSTTIEGRERYSVNVRYLRDYRSDISALQRVLVTTPSGVQIPMGEIANIRMKTGPGMIRDENGRLSGYVYVDVSGRDIGSYVRDAKKAVAERVKVPAGYELEWSGQYEFMQEVAQRLKLVVPITLFIVFLLLYFNTGSAIKTCIILLAVPFSAIGAVWLLYLLHYNMSIAVWVGLIALLGVDAETAVFMLLYLDLAYHEALQKGGIHSWDQLREAIVHGAVKRLRPKVMTVSCMLFGLLPIMWSNGSGADVMKRIAAPMLGGILTSFLMELVVYPPIFAIWKWNAEVKPALKNESNLVTEGNHV